From the Jeongeupia sp. HS-3 genome, the window GAAAAGGGCGGCACCACGACGTCGGCGCGTGAGTTGGGCGTAGCCGAACACGCGGTGATCAAGACGCTGGTGATGGAAGACGAGAACAAACAACCGCTGATTGTGTTGATGCACGGCGATTGTGAAGTCTCGACCAAGAACCTGGCGCGCTTGCTGCACAAGAAAACCATCCACCCGTGCGCGCCGGAAATCGCCAACAAGCATTCGGGTTATATGGTCGGCGGCACCTCGCCGTTCGGTACCCGCAAGGCGATGCCGGTATATATGGAGCAATCCATCAGCGGGCTCGCTACCATCTACCTGAACGGCGGCAAGCGCGGCTTCCTGGTGGGGATCTCGCCCGTTGATGTGGTGGCGATCCTCAAGCCGACCTTGGTCGAGGTCGCGCTGGCGCACGGCGAACACGGTTGACACGATGTAACGACAGGCTGGCCA encodes:
- the ybaK gene encoding Cys-tRNA(Pro) deacylase, which codes for MAEKTPVTAAVRVLRQQKVSYTEHLYEYEEKGGTTTSARELGVAEHAVIKTLVMEDENKQPLIVLMHGDCEVSTKNLARLLHKKTIHPCAPEIANKHSGYMVGGTSPFGTRKAMPVYMEQSISGLATIYLNGGKRGFLVGISPVDVVAILKPTLVEVALAHGEHG